The Prochlorococcus marinus str. MIT 9301 genome segment GATAGCATGAGTAACTATCTCAGGAAATCAGTATCTGAATAATTCTCATTAAATGAAGAAGGTTGTTATTTCCAATAAAGTTCATACTGAAGTTATTGAGTTATTAGAAAAAAATTTTGAAGTAATTAGTAACCAAAATGATAAACCTCTAACTTATGAAAAATTAAAGTTCTTATGTAAAGATGCACATGGTGTGATGGTATTCATGCCAGATAGAATTGATAAAAACTTTTTAGATAATTCAAAAAATTTAGAGATCATCTCTGGAGCACTAAGAGGATTTGACAATATTGATTTGGAAGAGTGCATAAAAAGAAATATTAAATTTACAATGATCCCAGATTTACTTGCTTCGCCAACAGCAGAGTTAACTTTAGGACTTCTTATTGGTTTATCAAGAAATCTACTAATAGGTGATGAATATGTTAGATCTGAAAAGTTTAAAGGTTGGGAACCAAAATTCTTCTCAAATGGGATTGAAGGGAAAAATGTTTGTCTTCTGGGTATGGGTAAATTAGGGGTTGAAGTAGCTAGGAAGATTAAAGGTTTTAATGTAAAACTTTTTTATTATGATTTACAAAAATTAGATTCAATAGATGAACAACAACTAAACACCAAATATCTGGAATTAAATGATCTTTTTGAGAAGGCTGATTATTTGGTTATTCTTTTACCTTTGAAAAACGATACTTACCATTTTATTAACTTTGAAAATATTTTAAAAATAAAAAAAAATTGTTTAATTATTAATACTTCAAGAGGTTCTGTAGTAGATGAGAGTGCAATTGCACAAGCAATTAATTCTGGGCACATAGGAGGATATGCTTCAGATGTCTTTGAATTTGAAGATTTATCGATAAAAGATCGACCAAAAAAAATTAATCAGGAATTATTAAATTTAAAAGATAAGACTTTTTTTACTCCTCATCTTGGCTCGGCAGTTGATGAAGTTAGACTTTTTATTGAATTAGAAGCTGCTCAAAATATTATCAACTTTTTATATCATTAATAGTTTTATACATTTTTATATAAGAGATATTTTCTTTTTTGAAATAATCACCTTCAGATAAAAAACCGAATTTTTCATAAAACATTTGGGCTTTTTTTCTAGAAAATAAATAAATATAATTTATGTTTTTTAATTCTAAGAAAGAAATTGAATGACAAATTAATTTAGACCCAAATCCTTTTTTTTGATAAGCAGGTTTTGTGGCCATTTTTCTAATTCTTGCTTTATTTTCTCTCATGAAAAGTGAAATTATTGATATTAATTCCTCTTGTTTATATAAACCAAAATGTGTCCCATTTTTATCATCTTCAAGAATACAAAATTCTCTTTTTTTATCTGGCCAAATAGCTTCATGCCTTATATCAATAGTTTGATTAGAATATATTTTTCTAATTGAAATTGGCATTCTTAATTATCTTTTCTTCTTAAATTTATCTTAATCATAAATGTTTAATATCTTGTTAAGACTTGTATTTAGGTGGAATCAGTTTTGAACAATATAAAATTAAAATTCGATAATGACGGATTTATAGTTAATGAGAACCTAATAAATCAAAGTGATTTAGAGGCAATTGAAAAATGGATTAGTGAACTTAACGACTCTAAAGAGGTTAACCATCATTATGAAAAAACAGTTAATGGTAAAGTGCTTTCAAGAACAGAAAACTTTGTAAGCTCGCATACATCTTTTAGGGAATTTCTTTTAAGTTCATCAATAAAAGATTATTTAACTATGCTATTTGATGATGAACCAATATTATTCAAGGAAAAAATAAATTATAAATACCCAGGGGGAGCTGGATATGCACCTCATCAAGATGCTCCTGCTTATCCTTTTGGAAAAAAACACATAACAATGCTATTAGCTATAGATGACTCTGATATAAATAATGGATGTTTGGAATTTGCAAGAGGTAGAAATAATGAGGGCATAATAAATATTGATGAAAAGGGGTGTATAGATTCACTAACCGCAGAAAAATTTGTTTGGGAGAAGATACCTCTTAAAAAAGGAGGCGCAGTATTTTTTGATTCTTTTGTTCCTCACAGAAGTTCAACAAATAAATCTAGTCGTCCAAGAAGAGCGCTCTATGTAACTTATAATGCTAAAACTGAAGGCGATTTAAGAAAAGATTATTATGACTTTAAAAAGGACTCTCTTAAAGATGGATATGTAAGTTTAATAGGTCACTTTGAAGGAGAAGCAATTAAATGAAATACAAAACTATTAAAAACTTCAAAAACAAATTACAAAATTCTGATAACAATGAATTTGTAGATTTATTATTTGACTTTATTAAGGAGGAAGGAAAAACTAATTATGATGAATCAGTCACTCAATTACAACATAGTCTCCAAACAGCTTCACTCGCTCGCACTGAAGATGGCAGAAGGCATATAGTAATTGCTTCTTTGTTACACGATATAGGTCATCTTCTAATCGATGAAAATGACTCAAAAAATGATTTCTTAAAAAAAGATCTTAACCATGAAAATATTGCTTCAAATTTTTTAAAAGATTTTTTCTCTGAAGAAATTACAGAAAGTATTCGCTTACACGTTGTAGCAAAAAGATATTTATGCTCAATCGATAATTCTTATTATGAAAGTTTATCTAAAGCATCTAAAAATAGTTTTAAGATACAAGGTGGTGCTTTAAATAAAGAAGAGATTAATGAACTAGAAAATAATAAATACTTCAAAGATGCAGTTCGATTAAGAAAATGGGATGATAGAGGAAAGGTTTCTCTAAAAGAAGTTGAAGAATTAGATACTTATAAAGAAATGATTGTTGCCGAAAGATTAGCTATCTATTAAAAATATATTCATAGCTTATATTTATAGATTCTTTAAGAGAATTGCTTATGAATGATGATTCAATTTTTTCTTTTATAAAGTTCTTTATTTTTAATTTCTTAATAAGTGGAAGGCATATTTTACAATGCAAGGTTGAAATTTTATTATTTTGAACATCACTTTTAGAGATAATGTCAACATAAAAACTTTTTGATTCAATATTATTCTTTTCTAGAATTATTCCAAGAGTTGTTGAAATACAAGAAGCTAAAGATGCAGACAATAGATTTGAGGGTTTAGTCTGTTCGCAAGAATCATGTAAATTTCTATTCGAATTTGTTTTTATTTTTAATTGATTTTCGAAGATAATTTCACTCTGAAATTCACCTACATATTTCGCCTTAATTGACATATAAAAATAGCTATTATTAAGAGCTTATTATGGGTAAATTAAGTTAAGATTAAGGCCAAAAAATTTTGCTAAATTTAATAATTGATTAAAAAATTTTAAATGCAATTTTCTGATAGATATCTAAGTATTTGGGTTTTCTTAGCAATGTGTATTGGATCTTTATCCGGTTATTTATTTCCTAATTTATCTCAAATTATAGGCGGATTAGAACTCTCAAGAATAAATCTTCCAATAGCAATTCTTATCTGGGGAATGATTTTCCCAATGATGTTATCAATAGATTTCAAGTCAATAATAAATTTGAAATATAAGATTAAAGGATTTTCTATTGTCCTTTTTATTAATTGGTTAATAAAACCAGTTTCAATGGCAATCATTGCAGCCTCTTTTTTATATTTTTTATATGGTAATTTTATAGATCCTGTACTTGCTAAAGAATATGTTTCTGGAATGATTCTATTAGGAATAGCACCATGTACAGCAATGGTTTTTGTCTGGAGTAATCTTGCTAAAGGCGATCCTTTATTTACTTTAATACAAGTAGCTATTAATGATCTAATATTAATTTTAGCCTTTCCATTTTTGTCAAAAATTCTTTTAGGATTTAACAGTATAGATATCCCTTTAGATACTGTTTTCGGTTCTGTAATAATCTTTATTTTGGTACCACTTTTTCTAGCAATATTTTTAAAAAATAAAATCAATAGCGAAAAAAGAATAAAAAGTATTTTGAATAAAAGTAAAAGTTATTCGTTATTTTTTTTAATTCTTACTGTCTTTTTATTATTCTTTGTTCAATCAAAATCTACATTACAAAATCCTATTCATATAATCTTAATTTCAATTCCATTAATAATACAGACTCTTTTTATTTTTTATTTAACTGCTTTTTCAATGAAGTTTTTTAGGCAAAAGTATTCTATTTCCTGTCCAGGCTCGATGATAGCCGCTTCAAACTTTTTTGAACTTGCAGTAGCTGTATCGATAACTCTTTTTGGTATTAATTCAGGAGCTGCTTTGGCTACCATAGTTGGGGTACTAGTAGAAGTTCCTTTGATGCTTTATTTAGTAAATATTTCTAAGTCTTCCAAAATATTATTTATAAAGTAAT includes the following:
- a CDS encoding phosphonate dehydrogenase; amino-acid sequence: MKKVVISNKVHTEVIELLEKNFEVISNQNDKPLTYEKLKFLCKDAHGVMVFMPDRIDKNFLDNSKNLEIISGALRGFDNIDLEECIKRNIKFTMIPDLLASPTAELTLGLLIGLSRNLLIGDEYVRSEKFKGWEPKFFSNGIEGKNVCLLGMGKLGVEVARKIKGFNVKLFYYDLQKLDSIDEQQLNTKYLELNDLFEKADYLVILLPLKNDTYHFINFENILKIKKNCLIINTSRGSVVDESAIAQAINSGHIGGYASDVFEFEDLSIKDRPKKINQELLNLKDKTFFTPHLGSAVDEVRLFIELEAAQNIINFLYH
- a CDS encoding GNAT family N-acetyltransferase — translated: MPISIRKIYSNQTIDIRHEAIWPDKKREFCILEDDKNGTHFGLYKQEELISIISLFMRENKARIRKMATKPAYQKKGFGSKLICHSISFLELKNINYIYLFSRKKAQMFYEKFGFLSEGDYFKKENISYIKMYKTINDIKS
- a CDS encoding phytanoyl-CoA dioxygenase family protein, which translates into the protein MESVLNNIKLKFDNDGFIVNENLINQSDLEAIEKWISELNDSKEVNHHYEKTVNGKVLSRTENFVSSHTSFREFLLSSSIKDYLTMLFDDEPILFKEKINYKYPGGAGYAPHQDAPAYPFGKKHITMLLAIDDSDINNGCLEFARGRNNEGIINIDEKGCIDSLTAEKFVWEKIPLKKGGAVFFDSFVPHRSSTNKSSRPRRALYVTYNAKTEGDLRKDYYDFKKDSLKDGYVSLIGHFEGEAIK
- a CDS encoding HD domain-containing protein, producing the protein MKYKTIKNFKNKLQNSDNNEFVDLLFDFIKEEGKTNYDESVTQLQHSLQTASLARTEDGRRHIVIASLLHDIGHLLIDENDSKNDFLKKDLNHENIASNFLKDFFSEEITESIRLHVVAKRYLCSIDNSYYESLSKASKNSFKIQGGALNKEEINELENNKYFKDAVRLRKWDDRGKVSLKEVEELDTYKEMIVAERLAIY
- a CDS encoding OsmC family protein encodes the protein MSIKAKYVGEFQSEIIFENQLKIKTNSNRNLHDSCEQTKPSNLLSASLASCISTTLGIILEKNNIESKSFYVDIISKSDVQNNKISTLHCKICLPLIKKLKIKNFIKEKIESSFISNSLKESINISYEYIFNR
- the arsB gene encoding ACR3 family arsenite efflux transporter, which encodes MQFSDRYLSIWVFLAMCIGSLSGYLFPNLSQIIGGLELSRINLPIAILIWGMIFPMMLSIDFKSIINLKYKIKGFSIVLFINWLIKPVSMAIIAASFLYFLYGNFIDPVLAKEYVSGMILLGIAPCTAMVFVWSNLAKGDPLFTLIQVAINDLILILAFPFLSKILLGFNSIDIPLDTVFGSVIIFILVPLFLAIFLKNKINSEKRIKSILNKSKSYSLFFLILTVFLLFFVQSKSTLQNPIHIILISIPLIIQTLFIFYLTAFSMKFFRQKYSISCPGSMIAASNFFELAVAVSITLFGINSGAALATIVGVLVEVPLMLYLVNISKSSKILFIK